The following coding sequences lie in one Cupriavidus sp. WKF15 genomic window:
- a CDS encoding sulfurtransferase has protein sequence MPNPLISVAALQALQATPARHVVVIDCSFDLANPAAGREAYHQGHLPGAFYLHLDNELSGPKTGSNGRHPLPDPDTFTARLRALGVNRDTEVVAYDAQGGMYAARLWWMLRWIGHAAVTVLDGGKLAWVKAGLPLEHGATPEPETPGNLARGEPLVAIVDAAALLENLDQPTRLVVDARAPDRFRGENETLDPVGGHIPGAANRFFKDNLTAEGQFKPAAELRAEFAAVLGQHAATNAVMQCGSGVTACHNLLALEVAGLEGAALYPGSWSEWCADPARPVARGVAG, from the coding sequence ATGCCAAACCCGCTGATCTCCGTCGCCGCGCTGCAGGCCCTGCAGGCCACGCCCGCGCGCCACGTCGTCGTCATCGATTGCAGCTTTGACCTGGCCAACCCGGCCGCCGGCCGCGAAGCCTACCACCAGGGCCATTTGCCCGGCGCGTTCTACCTGCATCTCGACAATGAGCTGTCGGGACCGAAGACCGGCAGCAACGGCCGCCATCCCCTGCCCGACCCCGATACCTTCACGGCCCGCCTGCGCGCGCTCGGCGTGAACCGCGACACCGAAGTCGTCGCCTACGACGCACAGGGCGGCATGTACGCCGCCCGGCTGTGGTGGATGCTGCGCTGGATCGGCCACGCCGCCGTGACCGTGCTCGATGGCGGCAAGCTCGCGTGGGTCAAGGCAGGACTGCCGCTGGAACATGGCGCGACGCCCGAACCCGAGACACCGGGCAATCTGGCGCGCGGTGAGCCGCTGGTCGCAATCGTGGACGCCGCCGCGCTGCTCGAAAACCTGGACCAGCCAACGCGGCTGGTCGTGGATGCGCGTGCGCCGGACCGCTTCCGCGGCGAGAACGAGACGCTCGACCCCGTTGGCGGACATATCCCCGGCGCAGCGAACCGCTTCTTCAAGGACAACCTGACAGCGGAAGGCCAGTTCAAGCCAGCGGCCGAACTGCGCGCCGAGTTTGCGGCAGTGCTGGGCCAGCATGCGGCGACAAACGCCGTGATGCAATGTGGCTCCGGCGTCACCGCGTGCCACAACCTGCTCGCGCTGGAAGTTGCCGGCCTGGAAGGCGCCGCACTGTATCCGGGCTCCTGGAGCGAATGGTGCGCCGATCCGGCCCGCCCCGTTGCAAGGGGCGTCGCGGGTTGA
- a CDS encoding ZIP family metal transporter — translation MYILLAATISGVGSIFGAALLSLTMASRVVERMVSFSVGVLLATALLHSLPEAFESGADPRALFGTLLAGLLGFFLLEKISLLRHSHHHEGDGHHHHHGHDREEAGRSGLTILVGDTFHNFADGIVIAAAFLADPHIGLVTALAIAAHEIPQEVGDFIVLLNAGFSKSRAFAFNLLSSVAAVAGGLVGYFLLDQMSGWIPYVLVIASSSFLYIAVSDLMPQMQRKPRWRESAIQVVLVAAGITAIVFITNGVHERHARGVHGYAAPAVAAD, via the coding sequence CTGTATATCCTGCTCGCCGCCACCATTTCCGGCGTGGGCAGCATTTTCGGCGCGGCGCTGCTGTCGCTGACAATGGCCTCGCGCGTGGTCGAGCGCATGGTCAGCTTCTCGGTCGGCGTGCTGCTGGCGACGGCCTTGCTTCACTCGCTTCCGGAGGCATTCGAATCCGGCGCCGATCCTCGGGCACTGTTCGGCACGCTGCTGGCGGGCCTGCTGGGCTTCTTCCTGCTGGAAAAGATCTCGCTGCTTCGCCATTCGCACCACCATGAGGGCGACGGGCACCACCATCACCACGGGCACGACCGCGAGGAGGCCGGCCGCAGCGGCCTGACCATCCTGGTCGGCGACACCTTCCACAACTTTGCCGACGGCATCGTGATCGCGGCGGCCTTCCTGGCCGACCCGCATATTGGCCTCGTCACGGCGCTGGCAATTGCGGCGCACGAAATCCCGCAGGAAGTCGGGGACTTCATCGTGCTGCTCAACGCGGGGTTCTCGAAGTCGCGCGCGTTCGCCTTCAACCTGCTGTCGAGCGTCGCGGCCGTGGCTGGCGGGCTGGTGGGCTACTTCCTGCTCGATCAGATGAGCGGCTGGATCCCGTATGTGCTGGTGATCGCGTCGAGCAGTTTCCTGTACATCGCCGTCAGCGACCTGATGCCGCAGATGCAGCGCAAGCCGCGCTGGCGCGAGTCGGCCATCCAGGTGGTGCTGGTGGCCGCCGGCATCACGGCGATCGTCTTCATCACGAATGGTGTCCACGAGCGCCATGCCCGTGGCGTCCACGGCTACGCCGCGCCGGCGGTGGCGGCCGACTGA
- a CDS encoding dienelactone hydrolase family protein — translation MLKPEVESLVPGQAFNRRGFVKTALGSAFAAAALPAMAQAIKTDFAGLTAGEVTIPSGGFSMPAYRAQPEGKTKLPVVLVVSEIFGVHEHIADVCRRFAKLGYLAIAPELFARQGDPQSFGTIQELQANLISRVPDAQVMGDLDAATAWAGANGGDLSRLAITGFCWGGRITWLYATHNEKLKAAVAWYGQLTGQPTPLKPKNPLDLVAALDAPVLGLYGGKDTGITQDQVETMRAALAVSPDPDARASKIIVYPESGHAFNADYRPSYREADAKDGWAKCLDWLRRHGVA, via the coding sequence ATGCTGAAACCCGAAGTGGAGAGCCTGGTACCCGGACAGGCGTTCAATCGCCGCGGCTTCGTCAAGACTGCGCTGGGCTCCGCGTTCGCGGCGGCCGCGCTGCCGGCGATGGCACAGGCGATCAAGACCGACTTCGCGGGCCTGACCGCCGGCGAAGTGACGATTCCTTCGGGCGGTTTCAGCATGCCCGCCTACCGCGCCCAGCCCGAGGGCAAGACGAAGCTGCCGGTGGTGCTGGTGGTCAGCGAGATCTTCGGCGTGCATGAGCATATCGCCGACGTCTGCCGCCGCTTCGCCAAGCTCGGCTACCTGGCCATTGCGCCGGAACTGTTTGCGCGCCAGGGCGACCCGCAGAGCTTCGGCACCATCCAGGAACTGCAGGCCAACCTGATTTCCAGAGTGCCGGACGCGCAGGTCATGGGCGACCTGGACGCCGCCACGGCCTGGGCCGGCGCCAACGGCGGCGACCTGTCGCGGCTCGCCATCACGGGCTTCTGCTGGGGCGGCCGCATCACGTGGCTGTACGCCACGCACAATGAGAAGCTCAAGGCCGCCGTGGCCTGGTACGGGCAACTGACCGGCCAGCCCACACCGCTGAAGCCGAAGAACCCGCTGGACCTGGTGGCCGCGCTCGACGCGCCGGTACTCGGCCTGTACGGCGGCAAGGACACCGGCATCACGCAGGACCAGGTGGAGACGATGAGGGCAGCGCTGGCTGTGTCGCCCGATCCGGATGCCAGGGCGTCGAAAATCATCGTCTACCCGGAGTCCGGCCACGCCTTCAATGCCGATTACCGGCCCAGCTACCGCGAGGCGGATGCCAAGGACGGCTGGGCGAAGTGCCTGGACTGGTTGCGCCGGCACGGCGTCGCCTGA